In a genomic window of Helianthus annuus cultivar XRQ/B chromosome 10, HanXRQr2.0-SUNRISE, whole genome shotgun sequence:
- the LOC110885051 gene encoding probable uridine nucleosidase 2: protein MAEPKKIIIDTDPGIDDAMAIFLALRSPEVNVIGLTTIYGNVYTTLATRNALHLLEVAGRTDIPVAEGSHVSYVKATKLRVADFVHGVDGLGNQNFPQPKSKPIEKSAAEYLVEQARLYPGEITLVALGPLTNIALAIELDPAFTKNIGQIVLLGGAFLVNGNVNPASEANIFGDPEAADIVFTCGADVLAIGLNVTHQVILTDHDRDILAESDGIFAKYLSKILEFYFSYHRDAYNMKGVYLHDPTTILAAVNPSLMTYTEGVVRVQTTGITRGLSLFFNKQKRFNEETEWCNKPTVKVAVTVDAPEVVKLVMERLMY from the exons ATGGCGGAACCGAAGAAGATAATAATTGACACGGATCCTGGCATCG ATGATGCTATGGCGATATTTCTGGCTTTGAGGTCACCAGAAGTTAATGTGATTGGGCTTACAACTATTTATGGCAATGTTTACACCACTCTTGCCACTAGAAATGCATTACATTTG TTGGAGGTTGCTGGAAGAACAGATATCCCTGTTGCGGAAGGATCTCATGTTAGTTATGTG AAAGCAACGAAGCTTCGAGTTGCAGACTTTGTTCACGGGGTAGACGGGCTCGGAAACCAGAACTTCCCGCAGCCGAAGTCAAAACCAATAGAAAAATCAGCAGCAGAATATTTGGTGGAGCAAGCTCGTCTTTACCCCGGAGAAATCACTTTGGTCGCATTGGGTCCCCTTACCAACATCGCCTTG GCCATTGAACTCGACCCCGCCTTCACCAAAAACATTGGACAGATTGTTCTTCTTGGTGGTGCGTTTTTAGTAAACGGGAATGTGAATCCAGCTAGCGAGGCTAAT ATTTTTGGTGATCCGGAAGCTGCTGATATTGTGTTTACTTGCGGTGCTGATGTGTTGGCTATTGGGCTCAATGTTACTCATCAAGTTATTCTTACAG ATCATGATCGTGACATCTTGGCAGAATCAGATGGAATATTTGCCAAGTATTTGAGCAAGATCCTGGAATTTTACTTTTCTTATCATCGCGATGCATACAACATGAAAG GTGTATACCTTCATGACCCGACAACGATTCTTGCAGCTGTGAATCCTTCATTAATGACATACACGGAAGGTGTTGTCAGAGTCCAGACAACTGGTATCACAAGGGGCCTATCGTTGTTTTTCAACAAACAGAAAAG GTTTAACGAAGAGACTGAATGGTGCAACAAGCCGACGGTGAAGGTGGCAGTTACTGTGGACGCTCCCGAGGTAGTTAAATTGGTTATGGAACGTCTTATGTATTGA